One window of Acidimicrobiales bacterium genomic DNA carries:
- a CDS encoding fasciclin domain-containing protein: protein MSTPKTPLRTRNRLRVGAVIAAGGLLFAACGDDDTDTAADPVDTVAPADDMADDMSVDMLGAFGPGCEAVPTEGDGSFAGMADDTAATAASANPLLSTLVTAVGEADLVDTLNSDGPFTIFAPTNDAFDAIPEDILSAVLADKDLLTSVLTYHVIGGESATAADLGSLGSSGTVEGDELTFGADGTMVNDANVICSDVPVANGTVHIVDSVLLPQVALDAIATLTGDDDMSDDMSDDMSGDAMLGANGPACSAVPADGAGSFAGMSEETAATAASANPLLSTLVTAVMEADLVDTLNSDGPFTIFAPTNDAFGAIPPADLDAVLADEDLLFSILTFHVISGEMLSSDDLVAAGSATTVNGAELTFAAEGDVVSVNGAATTICQDVPTANATVHIIDSVLMP, encoded by the coding sequence ATGAGTACCCCCAAGACTCCTCTACGAACCAGGAACCGACTTCGTGTCGGTGCGGTCATCGCAGCCGGCGGACTCCTGTTCGCCGCCTGTGGCGACGACGACACCGACACCGCGGCCGACCCGGTCGACACCGTGGCGCCGGCCGACGACATGGCCGACGACATGTCGGTCGACATGCTCGGTGCCTTCGGGCCCGGCTGTGAAGCCGTTCCCACCGAAGGTGATGGTTCGTTCGCCGGCATGGCCGACGACACCGCCGCCACCGCGGCATCGGCGAACCCGCTGCTCTCCACCCTGGTGACGGCGGTCGGCGAGGCCGACCTGGTCGACACGCTGAACAGCGACGGTCCGTTCACGATCTTCGCCCCGACCAATGATGCCTTCGACGCAATTCCCGAAGACATCCTCAGTGCCGTGCTGGCCGACAAGGACCTGCTCACCAGCGTCCTGACCTACCACGTCATCGGTGGCGAGTCCGCCACTGCGGCTGACCTCGGTTCGCTCGGTTCGTCCGGGACGGTCGAGGGTGACGAACTCACCTTCGGCGCCGACGGCACCATGGTCAACGACGCCAACGTCATCTGCTCTGACGTCCCCGTGGCCAACGGCACCGTCCACATCGTCGACTCGGTGCTGCTGCCCCAGGTCGCCCTCGATGCCATCGCAACCCTCACCGGTGACGACGACATGAGCGACGACATGTCCGACGACATGAGCGGCGACGCGATGCTCGGTGCCAACGGTCCGGCGTGCTCGGCGGTCCCCGCTGATGGTGCTGGCTCGTTCGCCGGCATGTCCGAAGAGACCGCGGCCACCGCGGCATCGGCGAACCCGCTGCTCTCGACGCTGGTCACCGCTGTCATGGAGGCCGACCTGGTCGACACGCTGAACAGCGACGGTCCGTTCACCATCTTCGCCCCGACCAACGATGCGTTCGGTGCGATCCCCCCGGCTGATCTCGATGCGGTGCTCGCGGACGAGGACCTGCTCTTCAGCATCCTCACGTTCCACGTGATCTCCGGTGAGATGCTCAGCTCCGACGACCTCGTGGCCGCCGGCTCGGCGACCACGGTCAATGGTGCGGAACTGACCTTCGCCGCTGAAGGCGATGTCGTCAGCGTCAACGGTGCCGCCACCACCATCTGCCAGGACGTGCCCACGGCCAACGCCACGGTGCACATCATCGACTCGGTGCTGATGCCCTGA
- a CDS encoding DoxX family protein, which translates to MLIADFAPEYPFWAERVSLGVGLIRFILGVTLAAHGYGKFFRGGRIPGTAGWFDSMGMRPGKLHAYLAASTEVGAGLLFAVGLFTPLAAAGMVAVMTVAAWTVHRPNGFFIVGDGWEYNFILAVVAVGIATTGPGQYSLDYEFGLLDTDFDGINGLLIAGVGGVLAAVAQMAIFYRPPKPDPES; encoded by the coding sequence ATGTTGATCGCAGATTTCGCACCGGAGTATCCGTTCTGGGCCGAGCGGGTGAGCCTGGGTGTCGGCCTGATCCGGTTCATCCTCGGCGTCACCCTGGCCGCCCACGGCTACGGCAAGTTCTTCAGGGGCGGCCGTATTCCGGGCACCGCCGGCTGGTTCGACTCGATGGGCATGCGGCCGGGCAAGCTCCATGCCTATCTCGCGGCCTCCACCGAGGTCGGCGCCGGTCTCCTGTTCGCCGTCGGTCTCTTCACGCCGCTCGCGGCGGCCGGCATGGTCGCGGTCATGACGGTCGCGGCCTGGACGGTCCACCGCCCGAACGGCTTCTTCATCGTGGGTGACGGCTGGGAATACAACTTCATTCTCGCCGTCGTCGCCGTCGGCATCGCCACGACCGGACCGGGCCAGTACTCGCTCGACTACGAGTTCGGACTCCTCGACACCGACTTCGACGGCATCAACGGCCTCCTGATCGCTGGCGTGGGTGGCGTGCTGGCCGCCGTGGCGCAGATGGCGATCTTCTATCGACCGCCGAAGCCCGACCCCGAATCCTGA